A window from Symphalangus syndactylus isolate Jambi chromosome 22, NHGRI_mSymSyn1-v2.1_pri, whole genome shotgun sequence encodes these proteins:
- the LOC129472443 gene encoding LOW QUALITY PROTEIN: oligosaccharyltransferase complex subunit OSTC (The sequence of the model RefSeq protein was modified relative to this genomic sequence to represent the inferred CDS: inserted 2 bases in 1 codon): MEILYHVLFLALKCPNLQLKKPPWLHMPLTMTXYALVVASYFLITGGIIYDVIVEPPSVGSVTEERGHQRPVAFFACRVNGQSIMERLASSFLLTMGGLGFIILDQSNAPNIPKLNRFLILFIGFVCVLLSFFMARVFMRMKLPSYLMG, encoded by the exons ATGGAGATTTTGTACCATGTCCTgttcttagcgctcaaatgtcctaACCTGCAGCTGAAGAAGCCGCCCTGGCTGCACATGCCGTTGACCATGAC GTATGCTCTGGTGGTGGCGTCTTACTTCCTCATCACCGGAGGAATTATTTATGATGTTATTGTTGAACCTCCAAGTGTTGGCTCTGTGACTGAGGAACGTGGGCATCAGAGGCCAGTAGCTTTCTTTGCCTGTAGAGTAAATGGACAATCTATTATGGAAAGACTTGCATCCAGCTTCCTGCTTACAATGGGAGGTTTAGGTTTCATAATCCTGGACCAATCAAATGCACCAAATATCCCAAAACTCAATAGATTTCTTATTCTATTCATTGGATTCGTCTGTGTCCTATTGAGTTTTTTCATGGCTAGAGTATTCATGAGAATGAAACTGCCGAGCTATCTGATGGGTTAG